The Zonotrichia leucophrys gambelii isolate GWCS_2022_RI chromosome 20, RI_Zleu_2.0, whole genome shotgun sequence genome contains a region encoding:
- the RAE1 gene encoding mRNA export factor RAE1: protein MSLFGSTSGFGTGGTSMFGSTTADNHNPMKDIEVTSPPDDSISCLAFSPPTLPGNFLIAGSWANDVRCWEVQDNGQTIPKAQQMHTGPVLDACWSDDGSKVFTASCDKTAKMWDLNSNQAIQIAQHDAPVKTIHWIKAPNYSCVMTGSWDKTLKFWDTRSPTPMMTLQLPERCYCADVVHPMAAVATAERGLIVYQLENQPSEFRRIESPLKHQHRCVAIFKDKVNKPTGFALGSIEGRVAIHYINPPNPAKDNFTFKCHRSNGTNTSAPQDIYAVNGIAFHPVHGTLATVGSDGRFSFWDKDARTKLKTSEQLDQPISACCFNHNGNIFAYASSYDWSKGHEFYNPQKKNYIFLRNAAEELKPRNKK from the exons ATGAGTCTGTTCGGATCCACGTCGGGGTTCGGTACCGGCGGTACCAGCATGTTCGGCAGCACCACAGCCGATAACCACAACCCCATGAAG GATATTGAAGTGACATCTCCACCTGATGACAGCATATCTTGTTTAGCGTTTAGTCCACCAACGCTGCCGGGTAATTTCCTCATTGCAGGATCATGGGCAAATGAT GTTCGCTGCTGGGAGGTTCAGGATAACGGACAGACAATTCCAAAGGCTCAGCAGATGCACACAGGGCCTGTACTCGATGCCTGTTGGAGTGAT gATGGGAGTAAAGTATTTACTGCTTCTTGTGATAAAACTGCCAAAATGTGGGATCTCAACAGTAATCAAGCAATTCAGATTGCACAA CATGATGCTCCAGTGAAGACCATCCATTGGATTAAAGCCCCAAATTACAGCTGTGTGATGACAGGAAGCTGGGATAAAACTTTGAAG TTCTGGGATACCCGCTCACCAACCCCCATGATgactctgcagctccctgaaaggtgtTACTGTGCAGATGTG GTTCATCCTATGGCAGCTGTGGCCACTGCAGAAAGGGGGTTGATAGTTTATCAGTTAGAGAACCAACCTTCTGAATTTAGAAGAATAGAATCTCCTCTGAAACACCAg CATCGCTGTGTTGCTATTTTCAAAGACAAAGTGAACAAACCAACTGGATTTGCCCTTGGAAGCATTGAAGGCAGAGTAGCTATTCATTATATCAACCCCCCAAACCC TGCAAAAGataatttcacttttaaatGCCATCGCTCCAATGGAACAAACACGTCAGCACCTCAGGACATCTATGCT GTGAATGGGATTGCATTCCACCCTGTGCATGGTACTCTGGCCACAGTGGGCTCTGATGGGAGATTCAGCTTCTGGGATAAAGATGCACGGACAAAGCTAAAAACCTCAGAGCAGCTGGACCAGCCAATATCTGCTTGTTGTTTCAACCACAATGGCAACATATTTGCTTATGCTTCCAGCTATGATTGGTCAAAG gGTCATGAATTCTATAatccacagaagaaaaattacatttttctgcGAAATGCAGCAGAAGAGCTGAAGCCCAGGAATAAGAAGTAG